A single region of the Erythrobacter sp. HL-111 genome encodes:
- a CDS encoding ATP-dependent DNA helicase, with protein sequence MAAADTPVLILNAPLVASRLGYPDLSGLDLLEAFAFVHPARFCVPTPRGLAEALGMDPPQGDSDVPEFLQRAAGALCAACADGEWFERAGAWSALQSLERLRWPWAQVLRPHVARPERAEKWLFSALPEWEEAGERAPPRQVDLPPETVLKRLDELTGEGAERRAGQRAYAADAARIFAPRSKREAPHVALAQAGTGIGKTLGYLAPASAWAEASGGTVWVSTYTKNLQRQLRVESRRAWPLKRPDGTPPVVVRKGRENYLCLLNLEDALQGGFAGRPAILAHLVARWAAFTRDGDMIGGDLPGWLGTLFRRRGIAALTDQRGECIYAGCPHYRKCFIERVARESAGADLVIANHALVMINAARGRDHAQRPTRIVFDEGHHVFEAADSTFAATLSGQEAIELRRWIIGPEKNARGRRRGLSARLADVASYDEAGGEAIRAASEAGQLLPSDGWLQRLVEGEPRGPLERLLFAVRTVTYARDESGGQEAGYGIETEAAGLPGEVIEAAGLAAGALAAIRVPLIRLAGRLEAIMADPPDWLDSQGRARIEGARHSLAWRIDLLAAWEALLDRLGGSADPEFVDWLAVDRNDAREFDVAIHRRWLDPMKPFARIVLEPAHGVMLTSATLTDRIGSAPGDPWESAIARSGAAHLDCAPMLSTADSPFDYAARAEVLIVTDIRKGDLPALAGAYARIIEASRGGVLGLFTAIRRMRAVHGRIADRLARAGLPLYAQHVDPIDTGTLVDIFKGDPRASLLGTDALRDGVDVPGRSLRCVALEAVPWPRPDILHKARRAASGAGSGYDDRIIRARIAQAFGRLIRGKDDSGHFVVLSPAFPSRLLSAFPDGTAIRRVTLDEALARISAGLIGPDEPAGAEADRMEAGA encoded by the coding sequence ATGGCCGCCGCCGACACCCCCGTGCTGATCCTGAACGCCCCGCTGGTCGCCAGCCGGCTGGGCTATCCCGACCTTTCGGGCCTCGACCTGCTCGAAGCCTTCGCCTTCGTCCACCCGGCGCGGTTCTGCGTGCCGACGCCGCGCGGCCTTGCCGAAGCGCTCGGCATGGATCCGCCGCAGGGCGATTCGGACGTGCCCGAATTCCTCCAGCGCGCCGCGGGCGCCCTGTGCGCCGCCTGCGCGGACGGCGAATGGTTCGAACGCGCCGGGGCGTGGAGCGCGCTGCAATCGCTGGAACGCCTGCGCTGGCCGTGGGCGCAGGTGCTCAGGCCCCATGTCGCGCGCCCCGAACGGGCGGAGAAATGGCTCTTTTCCGCGCTTCCCGAATGGGAGGAGGCGGGCGAGCGCGCGCCTCCGCGCCAGGTCGACCTGCCGCCCGAGACGGTCCTGAAACGGCTCGACGAACTGACCGGAGAGGGCGCGGAAAGGCGCGCGGGACAGCGCGCCTATGCCGCCGACGCGGCGCGCATCTTCGCGCCCCGGTCGAAACGCGAAGCGCCGCACGTCGCGCTGGCGCAGGCGGGGACGGGGATCGGCAAGACGCTGGGCTATCTCGCGCCCGCGTCGGCCTGGGCCGAGGCTTCGGGCGGGACGGTGTGGGTGTCGACCTACACCAAGAACCTGCAGCGGCAATTGCGGGTCGAAAGCCGGCGGGCCTGGCCGCTCAAACGGCCCGACGGCACGCCGCCGGTCGTGGTCCGCAAGGGGCGCGAGAACTACCTGTGCCTGCTCAATCTCGAGGACGCGCTGCAGGGCGGGTTTGCCGGGCGGCCCGCGATCCTCGCCCACCTCGTCGCGCGCTGGGCCGCCTTCACCCGCGACGGGGACATGATCGGCGGCGACCTCCCGGGCTGGCTCGGCACGCTGTTCCGCCGGCGCGGCATTGCGGCCCTGACCGACCAGCGCGGCGAATGCATCTATGCGGGCTGTCCGCATTACCGCAAGTGCTTCATCGAACGGGTCGCGCGCGAAAGCGCCGGCGCCGATCTCGTCATCGCCAACCACGCGCTCGTCATGATCAACGCCGCGCGCGGCCGCGATCACGCGCAGCGCCCCACCCGCATCGTCTTCGACGAGGGGCACCACGTCTTCGAGGCGGCGGATTCGACCTTCGCCGCGACGCTTTCGGGGCAGGAGGCGATCGAGCTGCGCCGCTGGATCATCGGGCCGGAAAAGAACGCGCGCGGGCGGCGGCGCGGCCTTTCGGCGCGGCTGGCGGACGTGGCGAGCTACGACGAGGCGGGCGGCGAGGCGATCCGCGCGGCGAGCGAGGCGGGCCAGCTGCTCCCTTCCGACGGCTGGCTGCAACGGCTGGTCGAGGGCGAGCCGAGGGGGCCGCTCGAACGACTGCTCTTCGCGGTCCGCACCGTCACCTACGCCCGCGACGAGAGCGGCGGGCAGGAAGCGGGCTACGGGATCGAGACCGAGGCGGCGGGCCTGCCGGGCGAGGTGATCGAGGCCGCCGGGCTTGCCGCCGGTGCGCTAGCGGCGATCCGCGTGCCGCTGATCCGGCTTGCGGGGCGGCTCGAGGCGATCATGGCGGACCCGCCCGACTGGCTCGATTCGCAGGGCAGGGCCCGGATCGAGGGGGCGCGCCATTCGCTCGCCTGGCGGATCGACCTGCTGGCGGCCTGGGAAGCCCTGCTCGATCGGCTCGGCGGGTCGGCGGACCCCGAATTCGTCGACTGGCTCGCGGTAGACCGCAACGACGCGCGCGAATTCGACGTGGCGATCCACCGCCGCTGGCTCGACCCGATGAAGCCCTTCGCGCGCATCGTGCTCGAACCCGCGCACGGCGTGATGCTGACGAGCGCGACCCTGACCGACCGGATCGGCAGCGCGCCGGGCGATCCGTGGGAAAGCGCGATCGCCCGCTCGGGCGCGGCGCATCTCGACTGCGCTCCGATGCTCAGCACCGCCGACAGCCCCTTCGACTACGCCGCCCGCGCCGAGGTCCTGATCGTCACCGACATCCGCAAGGGCGACCTGCCCGCGCTCGCCGGGGCCTATGCCCGGATCATCGAGGCCTCGCGGGGCGGCGTGCTCGGCCTGTTCACCGCGATCCGCCGGATGCGCGCGGTCCATGGCCGCATCGCCGACCGGCTGGCGCGCGCGGGCCTGCCGCTCTACGCCCAGCACGTCGACCCGATCGACACGGGCACGCTGGTCGACATCTTCAAGGGCGATCCGCGCGCCAGCCTGCTCGGCACCGATGCCCTGCGCGACGGGGTGGACGTGCCGGGCCGGAGCCTGCGCTGCGTCGCATTGGAAGCCGTGCCCTGGCCGCGCCCCGACATCCTCCACAAGGCCCGCCGCGCCGCGAGCGGGGCCGGCAGCGGGTACGACGACCGCATCATCCGCGCCCGGATCGCCCAGGCCTTCGGGCGGCTGATCCGGGGCAAGGATGATTCCGGCCATTTCGTGGTCCTCTCGCCCGCCTTCCCCTCGCGGCTCCTTTCGGCCTTTCCCGATGGCACCGCGATCCGCCGGGTGACGCTGGACGAGGCGCTGGCGCGCATCTCGGCCGGGCTGATCGGGCCGGACGAGCCCGCCGGGGCCGAAGCGGACAGGATGGAGGCAGGCGCGTGA
- a CDS encoding lysine--tRNA ligase: MTTTTDDFLAAARSSKAWPFQEAQRLAKRLRDGKPGGAPVLFETGYGPSGLPHIGTFQEVLRTTLVRRAYEALTGGAPTRLVAFSDDLDGLRKVPDNVPNREMLAEHLGKPLSRIPDPFGTHESFAHHNNARLREFLDRFGFDYEFVSSSERYDSGAFDEGIRKVLRGFDAIMDIMLPTLGEERRRTYSPIMPISPSTGTVLQVPIEVIDPQAGLIRFTDEDGTTVEQSALGGRAKCQWKVDWAMRWVELGVDYEMYGKDLTDSGVQSGKIARVLGGHKPEGLIYELFLDAKGEKISKSKGNGLSIEEWLRYGSEESLGFYIFANPKSAKQLHAGVIPKAVDDYWQFREKLPEQELDKRLGNPVWHLLRANERIEGPHAPGAGDALPVPFSLLLNLVGVLGAEATREAVWSYLGNYIENADPAAHPALDDLVDKALAYNRDFVAPTLVKRAPTASEAAALRALDAELAAVPADMAAEDLQTIVYEIGKREEFGFGSLRDWFQALYQTLLGSAQGPRMGSFIALYGVEPTRKLIAEALERA; encoded by the coding sequence ATGACGACCACGACAGACGATTTCCTCGCCGCCGCGCGCTCTTCCAAGGCCTGGCCGTTCCAGGAGGCGCAGCGCCTTGCCAAGCGGCTGCGCGACGGCAAGCCGGGCGGCGCGCCGGTGCTGTTCGAAACCGGCTACGGCCCCTCGGGCCTGCCGCATATCGGGACCTTCCAGGAAGTGCTGAGGACGACGCTGGTGCGCCGCGCCTACGAGGCGCTGACCGGCGGCGCGCCGACGCGGCTGGTGGCGTTCAGCGACGATCTCGACGGGCTGCGCAAGGTGCCCGACAACGTGCCCAACCGGGAAATGCTGGCGGAGCACCTCGGCAAGCCGCTTTCGCGCATCCCCGACCCGTTCGGCACGCACGAAAGCTTCGCCCACCACAACAACGCGCGGCTGCGCGAATTCCTCGACCGTTTCGGGTTCGACTACGAATTCGTGAGTTCCTCCGAACGCTACGATTCGGGCGCCTTCGACGAGGGAATCCGCAAGGTGCTGCGCGGCTTCGATGCGATCATGGACATCATGCTCCCGACACTGGGAGAGGAACGCCGCAGGACCTATTCGCCGATCATGCCGATCAGCCCTTCGACGGGCACGGTGCTGCAGGTGCCGATCGAGGTGATCGACCCGCAAGCGGGCCTGATCCGCTTCACCGACGAGGACGGCACCACGGTCGAACAGAGCGCGCTGGGCGGCCGGGCGAAATGCCAGTGGAAGGTCGACTGGGCGATGCGCTGGGTCGAGCTCGGCGTCGATTACGAGATGTACGGCAAGGACCTGACCGACAGCGGCGTGCAGTCGGGCAAGATCGCGCGCGTGCTCGGCGGCCACAAGCCCGAGGGGCTGATCTACGAGCTGTTCCTCGATGCGAAGGGAGAGAAGATCTCCAAGTCCAAGGGCAATGGCCTGTCGATCGAGGAATGGCTGCGATACGGCAGCGAGGAGAGCCTCGGCTTCTACATCTTCGCCAATCCCAAGAGCGCGAAGCAGCTTCACGCGGGCGTGATCCCGAAGGCGGTGGACGATTACTGGCAGTTCCGCGAGAAGCTGCCCGAACAGGAACTCGACAAGCGGCTCGGCAACCCGGTCTGGCACCTCCTGCGCGCGAACGAGCGGATCGAAGGTCCGCACGCGCCCGGCGCGGGCGACGCGCTGCCCGTGCCGTTCAGCCTGCTCCTCAACCTGGTCGGGGTGCTGGGGGCCGAAGCGACGCGCGAGGCGGTGTGGTCCTATCTCGGCAATTACATCGAGAACGCGGACCCCGCGGCGCATCCCGCGCTCGATGACCTCGTCGACAAGGCGCTCGCCTACAACCGCGATTTCGTCGCGCCGACCCTGGTCAAGCGCGCGCCCACGGCAAGCGAGGCGGCGGCGCTGCGTGCGCTCGACGCGGAACTGGCCGCGGTGCCGGCGGACATGGCGGCGGAGGATTTGCAGACCATCGTCTACGAGATCGGCAAGCGCGAGGAATTCGGCTTCGGCTCGCTGCGCGACTGGTTCCAGGCGCTCTACCAGACGCTGCTCGGATCGGCGCAGGGTCCGCGCATGGGCAGCTTCATCGCGCTCTACGGGGTGGAGCCGACGCGCAAGCTGATCGCCGAAGCGCTCGAACGGGCGTGA
- a CDS encoding 2OG-Fe(II) oxygenase, which yields MPKSPAIPDQDALRRIGATVTARLDADPGVYRIDTDKADLFAVGQFLTPAECERLCLMIDAVARPSSLHEQGYESGFRTSYSGDLDPHDSFVMGISRRIDDLLGLNPVTGEAIQGQRYLPGQEFKPHNDWFYTSESYWPLERKRGGQRSWTAMVFLNAVEEGGHTHFTDLGISIEPKPGVLLAWNNADRDGVPNELTKHAGTPVGKGAKYIITKWYRTRRWR from the coding sequence ATGCCGAAATCCCCCGCCATTCCCGACCAGGACGCCCTGCGCCGCATCGGCGCGACCGTGACCGCACGCCTCGACGCCGATCCCGGCGTCTACCGGATCGACACCGACAAGGCCGACCTTTTCGCGGTCGGCCAATTCCTCACCCCGGCCGAATGCGAGCGCCTGTGCCTGATGATCGACGCGGTCGCGCGCCCGTCGAGCCTCCACGAACAGGGCTATGAAAGCGGCTTTCGCACCTCCTATTCGGGCGATCTCGATCCGCATGACAGCTTCGTCATGGGCATTTCGCGGCGGATCGACGACCTGCTCGGCCTCAACCCCGTCACCGGCGAGGCGATCCAGGGCCAGCGCTACCTGCCGGGACAGGAATTCAAGCCGCACAACGACTGGTTCTACACCTCCGAAAGCTACTGGCCGCTCGAACGCAAGCGCGGCGGGCAGCGTTCATGGACCGCGATGGTCTTCCTCAACGCGGTCGAGGAAGGCGGGCACACCCATTTCACCGACCTCGGGATCTCGATCGAGCCCAAGCCCGGCGTCCTGCTCGCCTGGAACAACGCCGACCGCGACGGGGTGCCGAACGAGCTCACGAAACACGCCGGGACGCCGGTGGGCAAGGGCGCAAAATACATCATCACCAAGTGGTATCGCACCCGTCGCTGGCGGTAG
- a CDS encoding RcnB family protein: MDMTFFLRGTALSGIALALALALSLVAPAGPASAASTSAAEAGRGVGADPIAQRRAAMRQARQQARSERRAARQQVRRARPSAVRSSRGTARPDRARPRLDAMPRVPQGRVERVEGRPDRRMRQAARRAERVERQANRRAERVERRAGRQADRLDWRGRDRAAQRLERRGVRRADRIERRGERNAGRIERRADRRIDRFDRRGNIRAERRAQRQGRDFDNRVARRVIRAERRRDWRDERRRDVRREIRRERRDAFRSGVRAERRASFRRWDRRWRNDNRFGWRNYRRAHRQHFRLGRYYAPFRAHRYSRIGIGWQLDRLFFQPRFFINDPWAFRLPPVYGPYRWVRYYDDVLLVDVHSGQVVDVIYDFFW; the protein is encoded by the coding sequence ATGGACATGACCTTTTTCCTGCGAGGCACCGCCCTGTCGGGCATCGCCCTTGCCCTTGCCCTCGCGCTGTCGCTGGTCGCGCCCGCCGGACCGGCGAGCGCGGCGAGCACGAGCGCGGCCGAAGCAGGGCGCGGCGTCGGGGCGGACCCGATCGCGCAGCGCCGCGCGGCGATGCGGCAGGCTCGCCAGCAGGCCCGCAGCGAGCGTCGCGCGGCGCGCCAGCAGGTCCGGCGCGCGCGTCCTTCCGCGGTCCGATCGAGCCGGGGCACGGCGCGCCCCGACCGCGCGCGTCCGCGCTTAGATGCCATGCCGCGGGTGCCGCAGGGCCGGGTCGAACGGGTCGAAGGGCGCCCGGACCGGCGCATGAGGCAGGCCGCGCGGCGGGCCGAACGGGTCGAGCGGCAGGCAAACCGGCGGGCCGAGCGGGTCGAACGACGGGCCGGACGGCAGGCGGACCGGCTCGACTGGCGCGGACGCGACCGCGCGGCGCAGCGGCTCGAACGCCGGGGCGTGCGGCGCGCCGATCGCATCGAGCGCCGGGGCGAGCGCAACGCGGGCCGCATCGAGCGCCGCGCCGACCGCCGCATCGACCGCTTCGACCGGCGGGGGAACATCCGCGCCGAACGCCGTGCGCAGCGGCAGGGCCGGGACTTCGACAACCGCGTCGCCCGCCGCGTGATCCGCGCCGAACGGCGCCGCGACTGGCGCGACGAGCGTCGGCGCGATGTCCGCCGCGAAATCCGGCGCGAGCGGCGCGATGCCTTCCGCAGCGGCGTGCGGGCCGAACGGCGCGCCAGTTTCCGCCGCTGGGACCGTCGCTGGCGCAACGACAATCGCTTCGGCTGGCGCAACTATCGCCGCGCACACCGGCAGCATTTCCGGCTCGGGCGCTATTACGCCCCGTTCCGCGCGCACCGCTACAGCCGGATCGGCATCGGCTGGCAGCTCGACCGCCTGTTCTTCCAGCCGCGCTTCTTCATCAACGATCCCTGGGCCTTCCGCCTGCCGCCGGTCTACGGGCCCTATCGCTGGGTGCGCTATTACGACGACGTCCTGCTGGTCGATGTCCACAGCGGCCAGGTGGTCGATGTAATCTACGACTTCTTCTGGTAG
- a CDS encoding pyridoxamine 5'-phosphate oxidase family protein codes for MFDALDDVLEDCTNRLVRGARDRKSPMHTPAVVTADVDARVMVLRAFDAAGWSLRFHTDTRAPKTAAIAADPRVAVLFYDKGAKIQIRARGTARVLPDAPITEEAWAQGTNFARRCYLGAGPGTPSDAPTSGLPGALEGVEPTDGQLVEARPNFAVMMVDLVSLDWLHLAHTGHVRAGFERAQDGAWQGRWLSP; via the coding sequence ATGTTCGACGCGCTCGACGATGTCCTGGAGGACTGCACCAATCGCCTCGTCCGCGGGGCGCGCGACCGCAAGTCGCCGATGCACACGCCCGCCGTCGTCACCGCCGATGTCGATGCACGCGTCATGGTCCTTCGCGCGTTCGATGCGGCCGGTTGGAGCCTGCGCTTCCACACCGACACCCGCGCGCCCAAGACCGCCGCGATCGCCGCCGACCCGCGCGTCGCGGTCCTGTTCTACGACAAGGGCGCGAAGATCCAGATCCGCGCCCGCGGCACGGCCCGGGTCCTGCCCGATGCGCCGATCACCGAGGAGGCCTGGGCGCAAGGCACCAATTTCGCCCGGCGCTGCTATCTCGGCGCGGGGCCGGGCACGCCGAGCGATGCGCCGACCTCGGGCCTGCCGGGCGCGCTCGAAGGCGTCGAGCCGACCGACGGGCAGCTGGTCGAGGCGCGGCCCAATTTCGCGGTGATGATGGTGGACCTCGTGAGCCTCGACTGGCTCCATCTGGCGCATACCGGCCATGTCCGGGCCGGATTCGAACGGGCGCAGGACGGCGCCTGGCAGGGCCGCTGGCTGTCGCCCTGA
- a CDS encoding diguanylate cyclase domain-containing protein, with the protein MAVGHSSGEAAALLIDPGALDPGAGLVITIALAAVLTVFALIRDPLALAGAAGVGAPCESLSDLLGPRRSGRDGRSPGVPHAVVEARIDQFRAMPRLMGEEALREAVEGFAAILRGGLRRGDSLRTIPGEGFVIVLEGTREVEAAGIAGRLRRALARTRVPGLADMIRVTASFGVAEARLGESPEATRARAASALDAAMAQGEDCVVMASEIEEVLFLPPPALRLTASDSRAA; encoded by the coding sequence ATGGCAGTGGGCCATTCCAGCGGCGAGGCGGCAGCGCTCCTGATCGATCCGGGCGCGCTCGATCCCGGGGCGGGCCTCGTCATCACGATCGCGCTGGCGGCTGTCCTTACCGTCTTCGCGCTGATCCGCGACCCGCTGGCGCTCGCCGGCGCGGCCGGGGTCGGCGCGCCATGCGAATCCCTTTCGGACCTGCTGGGGCCGCGCCGTTCCGGGCGTGACGGCCGCTCCCCCGGCGTCCCGCACGCCGTGGTCGAGGCGCGGATCGACCAGTTCCGCGCGATGCCGCGCCTCATGGGCGAAGAGGCCCTGCGCGAGGCGGTCGAAGGGTTTGCCGCGATCCTGCGCGGGGGGCTGCGCCGCGGCGACAGCCTGCGCACGATCCCGGGCGAGGGTTTCGTCATCGTCCTCGAAGGCACGCGCGAGGTCGAGGCCGCCGGCATCGCCGGGCGGCTGCGCCGCGCGCTCGCACGGACCCGCGTCCCGGGGCTGGCGGACATGATCCGCGTCACCGCCAGCTTCGGGGTCGCCGAGGCGCGCCTCGGGGAAAGCCCCGAGGCGACCCGCGCCCGCGCCGCGAGCGCGCTCGACGCGGCGATGGCGCAGGGCGAGGACTGCGTCGTGATGGCGAGCGAGATCGAGGAAGTGCTGTTCCTGCCCCCGCCCGCCCTGCGCCTTACTGCATCGGACAGCCGGGCGGCCTGA
- a CDS encoding BLUF domain-containing protein, translating into MSPSPPGSRPRLPQPIPAGPPRPAGVTLPHPRSRSAAIKQLIYRSQPFGFDQSMLDGILMAARRNNRANGITGALICRQDMYIQLVEGPDDAIDALYQRILADDRHTDVKLEMSLAIEERMFPRWAMLDDTNPSMTFSKEEVEDGAIDRASPEALRALFRRIADRANAASTAT; encoded by the coding sequence ATGTCCCCGAGCCCGCCCGGCTCGCGACCCCGGCTCCCGCAACCGATCCCCGCTGGCCCTCCCCGCCCCGCAGGTGTTACACTGCCGCATCCACGCAGCAGGAGCGCCGCCATCAAACAGCTCATCTACCGCTCGCAGCCCTTCGGCTTCGACCAGTCCATGCTCGACGGCATCCTCATGGCGGCGCGGCGCAACAACCGGGCGAACGGCATCACCGGCGCGCTGATCTGCCGGCAGGACATGTATATCCAGCTCGTCGAAGGGCCGGACGACGCGATCGACGCGTTGTACCAGCGCATCCTCGCCGATGACCGGCACACCGACGTGAAGCTCGAAATGTCGCTCGCCATCGAGGAACGGATGTTTCCCCGATGGGCCATGCTCGACGACACCAATCCCTCGATGACCTTTTCCAAGGAGGAGGTCGAGGACGGCGCGATCGACCGCGCCAGTCCCGAGGCGCTGCGGGCGCTGTTCCGCCGGATCGCGGACAGGGCGAACGCGGCCAGCACCGCGACCTAG
- the ettA gene encoding energy-dependent translational throttle protein EttA encodes MAAQYAFVMKNMTKSFPGAPKPVLSNINLQFYQGAKIGIVGPNGAGKSTLMKIMAGIDTDFSGEAWPGENITVGYLPQEPELDPTKTVLENVRDGARETADLVEEFNAVSAQMAEPDADFEALGDRMADLQAKIDAVDGWTLDNQLEIAMEALRCPPSDASVENLSGGEKRRVALTRLLIQKPSILLLDEPTNHLDAESVEWLENHLKEYAGAVLMITHDRYFLDNVVGWILELDRGSYYPYEGNYSTYLEKKAKRLEQESREESGRQKQLSRELEWIRQTPSARQTKSKARIRKFEELQNAQEGRKPGKAQIVIQVPERLGGKVIEAKNISKAYGDKLLFENLSFQLPPGGIVGVIGPNGAGKSTLFRIITGQEVPDSGTIEIGETVRLGYVDQSRDDLNPKNNVWEEISDGLDYMKVNGHDVSTRAYVGAFNFKGQDQQKNVGKLSGGERNRVHMAKMLKQGGNVLLLDEPTNDLDVETLGALEDAIENFAGCAVVISHDRFFLDRLATHILAFEGNSHVEWFEGNFEAYEEDKRRRLGDAADRPTRLAYKKLTR; translated from the coding sequence ATGGCCGCGCAATACGCCTTCGTCATGAAGAACATGACCAAGAGCTTTCCCGGTGCCCCCAAGCCCGTGCTCTCGAACATCAACCTGCAGTTCTACCAGGGCGCGAAGATCGGCATCGTCGGACCCAACGGCGCGGGCAAGTCGACGCTGATGAAGATCATGGCGGGGATCGACACCGATTTCAGCGGAGAGGCATGGCCGGGCGAGAACATCACGGTCGGGTACCTTCCGCAGGAACCGGAACTCGATCCGACCAAGACCGTGCTCGAGAATGTCCGCGACGGCGCGCGCGAAACCGCCGACCTGGTCGAGGAATTCAACGCCGTCTCCGCGCAGATGGCCGAACCCGATGCCGATTTCGAGGCGCTGGGCGACAGGATGGCCGATCTCCAGGCGAAGATCGACGCGGTCGACGGGTGGACGCTCGACAACCAGCTCGAGATCGCGATGGAGGCGCTGCGCTGCCCGCCGTCCGATGCCAGCGTCGAGAACCTGTCGGGCGGCGAAAAGCGCCGCGTGGCACTGACCCGCCTGCTGATCCAGAAGCCCTCGATCCTGCTGCTGGACGAACCGACCAACCACCTCGACGCCGAAAGCGTCGAATGGCTCGAAAACCATCTCAAGGAATATGCCGGCGCGGTGCTGATGATCACCCACGACCGCTATTTCCTCGACAACGTGGTGGGCTGGATCCTCGAACTCGATCGCGGTTCCTACTACCCGTACGAAGGCAATTATTCGACCTACCTCGAAAAGAAGGCGAAGCGGCTCGAACAGGAAAGCCGCGAGGAATCCGGCCGCCAGAAGCAGCTCAGCCGCGAGCTCGAATGGATCCGCCAGACGCCATCGGCCCGCCAGACCAAGTCCAAGGCCCGCATCCGCAAGTTCGAGGAGCTCCAGAACGCGCAGGAGGGGCGCAAGCCCGGCAAGGCACAGATCGTCATCCAGGTCCCCGAACGGCTCGGCGGCAAGGTGATCGAGGCGAAGAACATTTCCAAGGCCTATGGCGACAAGCTATTGTTCGAAAACCTCTCCTTCCAGCTTCCCCCCGGCGGGATCGTCGGCGTGATCGGTCCGAACGGCGCGGGCAAATCGACCCTGTTCCGCATCATCACCGGGCAGGAAGTGCCCGATTCCGGCACGATCGAGATCGGCGAGACCGTCCGCCTCGGCTATGTCGACCAGAGCCGCGACGACCTCAATCCCAAGAACAACGTGTGGGAGGAGATTTCCGACGGGCTCGACTACATGAAGGTGAACGGCCACGACGTGTCCACGCGGGCCTATGTCGGCGCCTTCAACTTCAAGGGGCAGGACCAGCAGAAAAACGTCGGCAAGCTGTCTGGCGGGGAACGCAACCGCGTCCACATGGCCAAGATGCTGAAACAGGGCGGCAACGTGCTGCTGCTGGACGAGCCGACCAATGACCTCGACGTCGAGACGCTCGGCGCGCTCGAGGACGCGATCGAGAATTTCGCCGGCTGCGCCGTGGTGATCTCGCACGACCGCTTCTTCCTCGACCGACTGGCGACGCACATCCTTGCGTTCGAGGGCAATTCCCACGTCGAATGGTTCGAGGGGAACTTCGAAGCCTATGAAGAGGACAAGCGCCGCAGGCTGGGCGATGCGGCGGACCGGCCGACGCGGCTCGCATACAAGAAGCTGACGCGGTGA